The following are from one region of the Rhizobium etli 8C-3 genome:
- a CDS encoding Ulp1 family isopeptidase, which produces MYPRRNPPRDDDSREVSGWIEGVTGAFETDAWIDDYYSESRDLEQDPTDLRLGSHDSDAGDRVPRRSSVGGSMRVTPQSLAPERGSGQQDVDAATETHVASTKVRKRGRPADRDMHPDDETRINQFAEAVRNYEILPDGSVGRGDGRVPEATVENNLGILRRFARWLRAENRDSMASRLLNDPDSLAGDIADYWANGGDDRKRLNSALSHFRRLSPEGQELQAVGPGPRLMGRRIHDPYPDDALIIEALANEERSKLRPVSTSRKNASNQRKFSAWLKREGRESIVSRLTGTDEQQRSLQEDFRKFTEAEGKVVVSFDRLRQYLGAESQLKQHNPYPDDALMIDGCANEELSKLGSDSTSKRNVVRITAINQRRFSNWLQKNGRGSIASRLTGSDQQQGSLKDDFRGFTKAEGRINVGFDRLRQYLGAESQLKQHDPYPDDALIIEALANEEQSKLGPVSTSRKNASNQRKFSDWLKREGRGSIVSRLTGTDEQQRSLQEDFRAFTKEEGKKVVVSFNRLRQYLGAESQLKQHDPYPDDARIIDDLAKEALSKLGSNSTSQRKVVLNLASNQRRFSDWLRKKGRGSIGSRLTGSDQQQQSLKDDYSNFTNAEGKRISVSFDRLRQYLGAESQLKQHDPHPDDALMIDSFANEELSKLRPDSTSQRRVVWRLASNQRKFSDWLQTRGRESIASRLNGSDQQQWSLKKDYQDFTEDMGKHTISFKRLRQYQQVVEANAASGLSPEQASGREPAGLDGRSDPRAEFRSTSPLQQVDPSIEGRSGLSLDHTEWLGDQHIQTDYELLMQDLQRNDPDLAARTRLIDPLIAHYHLRLGDESTALSAFQRIVNDQDGRDTADFLFLPVSDASASDPDHRGTHWSLLLVDRRNREGPAAYHYDSFRGQNDEFAAMLAQRLGTRLEPVRMTQQRNDYDCGVFVVDGTRALVRRLARRGRPAVLHLDNLVADREQLQRRLSPAPNSARAGAAAAGPESSTQIADPAEFWHGVAQPGQLPDSWNTAPFRQDLPSAAYSPVQSVNPPDAPWEQSLGASIFGTPQYMLPVDDLGGAVPPSWQHRNQPAPAGLRLAMSWLELLPSADNPQTSITIHGVPYTATLGPSGRENDIYLFQQ; this is translated from the coding sequence ATGTACCCAAGACGGAACCCGCCGCGCGATGACGATTCTCGCGAAGTAAGTGGGTGGATCGAAGGCGTGACCGGAGCTTTCGAGACGGACGCCTGGATCGACGACTACTATTCAGAGAGCCGAGACCTGGAACAGGATCCGACCGACTTGCGCCTCGGTTCGCACGATAGTGACGCCGGCGACCGTGTGCCGCGTCGCAGTTCCGTGGGCGGTTCGATGCGAGTGACGCCGCAGTCGCTGGCGCCGGAGAGGGGTTCGGGGCAGCAAGACGTCGATGCCGCAACGGAGACTCACGTGGCCTCAACCAAGGTTCGCAAGCGTGGTCGCCCCGCCGACCGAGACATGCATCCTGATGACGAGACCCGTATCAACCAGTTCGCGGAAGCAGTCCGAAACTACGAAATTCTACCCGACGGTAGCGTCGGCCGAGGGGACGGAAGGGTTCCCGAGGCTACCGTCGAGAACAATTTAGGGATTCTTAGGAGGTTCGCTCGTTGGCTCCGAGCAGAAAACAGAGATTCGATGGCTTCTCGGCTTTTAAACGATCCAGATTCGCTAGCCGGTGATATCGCGGATTACTGGGCAAACGGTGGGGACGATCGTAAGCGTCTTAACTCAGCACTGTCTCATTTCAGGAGGCTCTCGCCTGAGGGGCAAGAACTCCAAGCCGTTGGACCTGGGCCGCGCCTGATGGGCCGCCGAATTCATGATCCTTATCCCGACGACGCCCTCATTATTGAGGCCTTGGCCAACGAAGAGCGGAGTAAGCTCCGACCGGTCTCGACTTCCCGGAAAAATGCCAGTAACCAACGAAAATTTAGCGCTTGGCTCAAAAGGGAGGGCAGGGAGAGCATAGTCAGCCGACTCACGGGTACTGATGAGCAGCAACGGTCGTTGCAGGAGGATTTTAGGAAATTTACCGAGGCCGAGGGAAAAGTGGTCGTGAGTTTCGATCGGCTGCGGCAGTATCTAGGCGCCGAGTCCCAGTTGAAACAGCATAATCCTTATCCCGACGACGCCCTCATGATTGATGGCTGCGCCAACGAAGAGCTGAGCAAGCTCGGATCGGACTCGACTTCCAAGAGGAATGTTGTCCGGATTACGGCCATAAATCAACGGAGGTTTAGCAATTGGCTCCAAAAGAATGGTAGGGGGAGCATAGCCAGTCGCCTGACTGGCAGTGATCAGCAGCAAGGGTCGTTGAAGGACGATTTTAGGGGCTTTACCAAGGCTGAAGGAAGAATAAACGTGGGTTTTGATCGGCTGCGGCAGTATCTAGGCGCCGAGTCCCAGTTGAAGCAGCATGATCCTTATCCCGACGACGCCCTCATTATTGAGGCCTTGGCCAACGAAGAGCAGAGTAAGCTCGGACCGGTCTCGACTTCCCGGAAAAATGCCAGTAACCAACGAAAATTTAGCGATTGGCTCAAAAGGGAGGGCAGGGGGAGCATAGTCAGCCGACTCACCGGTACTGATGAGCAGCAACGGTCGTTGCAGGAGGATTTTAGGGCCTTTACCAAGGAGGAAGGAAAAAAAGTGGTCGTGAGTTTCAATCGGCTGCGGCAGTATCTAGGCGCCGAGTCGCAGTTGAAACAGCATGATCCTTATCCCGACGACGCCCGCATCATTGATGACCTAGCCAAGGAAGCGCTGAGCAAGCTCGGATCGAACTCGACTTCGCAGAGGAAAGTCGTCTTGAATCTGGCCAGCAATCAACGGAGGTTTAGTGATTGGCTCCGAAAGAAGGGTCGGGGGAGCATAGGCAGTCGCTTGACTGGCAGTGATCAGCAGCAACAGTCGTTAAAGGACGATTACAGTAACTTTACCAACGCTGAAGGAAAAAGAATAAGCGTGAGTTTCGATCGGCTGCGGCAGTATCTAGGCGCTGAGTCGCAGTTGAAACAGCATGATCCCCATCCCGACGACGCCCTCATGATTGATAGCTTCGCCAACGAAGAGCTGAGTAAGCTCCGACCGGACTCGACTTCGCAGAGGAGAGTCGTCTGGAGACTGGCCAGCAATCAACGAAAGTTTAGTGATTGGCTGCAAACCAGGGGTAGGGAGAGCATAGCGAGCCGGCTCAACGGCAGTGATCAGCAGCAATGGTCGTTGAAAAAAGATTACCAAGACTTCACCGAAGACATGGGAAAACACACTATCTCTTTCAAGCGGCTTCGGCAGTACCAGCAAGTCGTTGAGGCGAACGCAGCGTCGGGGTTGTCCCCTGAGCAGGCAAGTGGCCGGGAACCGGCCGGTCTGGACGGCCGTTCGGATCCACGTGCCGAGTTCAGATCAACTTCGCCGCTGCAGCAGGTTGATCCATCGATCGAAGGCCGCAGCGGATTGTCGCTCGACCATACCGAATGGTTGGGCGACCAGCATATCCAGACGGATTATGAGCTGCTAATGCAGGACTTGCAGCGAAACGATCCGGATCTCGCCGCCAGGACGCGGCTTATCGATCCCCTGATAGCCCATTATCATCTGCGCCTGGGCGATGAGAGCACCGCGCTGAGCGCTTTCCAGCGCATCGTTAATGATCAGGATGGAAGAGATACAGCCGACTTCCTGTTCCTTCCAGTGAGCGATGCCAGTGCTTCGGATCCTGATCACCGCGGCACCCATTGGTCGCTGCTACTCGTTGACCGTCGCAACCGCGAGGGGCCGGCTGCCTATCACTATGACTCCTTCCGGGGCCAGAACGACGAGTTTGCAGCAATGCTCGCACAAAGATTGGGTACCCGTCTGGAGCCCGTCCGCATGACCCAACAGCGCAACGACTATGATTGCGGAGTCTTCGTGGTTGACGGCACGCGGGCGCTCGTTAGACGACTGGCGCGAAGAGGCCGGCCAGCCGTGCTGCACCTCGACAACCTCGTCGCCGATCGGGAGCAACTCCAACGACGTCTGAGCCCCGCGCCCAACAGTGCTCGAGCGGGGGCTGCGGCGGCTGGACCGGAGTCCTCCACACAGATCGCCGATCCCGCAGAGTTTTGGCATGGAGTGGCTCAACCCGGCCAGCTTCCCGATAGCTGGAATACAGCGCCCTTCCGGCAGGATTTGCCGTCAGCCGCCTATTCACCGGTGCAAAGCGTCAATCCGCCAGACGCACCATGGGAGCAAAGCTTGGGGGCATCGATCTTCGGCACCCCACAGTACATGCTGCCTGTGGACGACTTGGGAGGAGCTGTCCCTCCGAGCTGGCAACACCGCAATCAACCGGCACCGGCTGGCCTTCGGCTTGCGATGTCCTGGCTTGAGTTGCTGCCGAGCGCGGACAACCCCCAGACCAGCATCACTATCCATGGTGTGCCCTACACGGCCACTCTGGGGCCATCAGGCAGGGAGAACGACATTTACCTTTTCCAGCAATAG
- the tnpA gene encoding IS66-like element accessory protein TnpA, with protein sequence METTLEVLTTRRGRREVHRQWPDEVKARIVSESFRPGVTVNEVAERYGLKANHLSSWRTLARRGKLVLPEPEDVVEFAAMVVETPAPEPPAAKQTSRAEIVVGAVTIRLEEGASATRIAVIARVLAATA encoded by the coding sequence ATGGAGACTACGTTGGAGGTTCTCACGACGCGGCGGGGCCGACGTGAGGTTCATCGCCAATGGCCTGACGAGGTCAAGGCAAGGATCGTTTCGGAGAGCTTTCGACCGGGCGTGACGGTGAACGAAGTGGCGGAACGCTACGGTCTGAAGGCCAACCATCTGTCATCCTGGCGAACACTGGCGCGGCGGGGCAAGTTGGTTTTGCCTGAGCCGGAGGACGTAGTCGAATTCGCGGCCATGGTTGTCGAGACTCCCGCGCCGGAGCCGCCAGCCGCCAAGCAGACCTCCCGTGCCGAGATCGTCGTCGGTGCGGTCACCATCCGTCTTGAGGAAGGAGCATCTGCCACCCGGATCGCCGTTATCGCGCGTGTCCTGGCGGCCACGGCATGA
- the tnpB gene encoding IS66 family insertion sequence element accessory protein TnpB (TnpB, as the term is used for proteins encoded by IS66 family insertion elements, is considered an accessory protein, since TnpC, encoded by a neighboring gene, is a DDE family transposase.), whose amino-acid sequence MIFPSNRVRIMVATKPVDFRKGHDGLAGLVKNELHKDPFTGTVFVFRSRKADRLKLIYWDGSGIVLAYKRLEEHTFTWPGIKDGLMTLTHAQFEALFAGLDWRRVHAVKTRTPETIE is encoded by the coding sequence ATGATCTTTCCATCGAACCGCGTACGGATCATGGTGGCGACCAAACCCGTGGATTTCCGCAAGGGGCATGACGGCTTGGCGGGACTGGTGAAGAACGAGCTGCACAAGGACCCGTTCACCGGAACGGTCTTCGTGTTCCGGTCGCGCAAGGCAGATCGGCTGAAGCTGATCTACTGGGATGGCTCCGGTATCGTCCTGGCCTACAAGAGGCTGGAAGAGCACACCTTCACCTGGCCCGGTATCAAGGATGGACTGATGACGCTGACCCACGCCCAGTTCGAAGCCCTGTTTGCAGGCCTCGATTGGCGGCGGGTTCATGCCGTCAAGACGAGAACGCCGGAGACCATCGAATAG
- a CDS encoding recombinase family protein — MTSTDLIPTALLARKAVVYVRQSTQSQVITNLESQRRQYDLVDIARQRGFSDVEVIDDDLGRSASGTVARPGFDRLVALLCAGKVGAVFCFDASRLARNGRDWHHLLELCGLVEARVIDHDGVYNPCRPNDRLLLGMKGSISEFELGVLRARMLDAARSKARRGELRLSVPFGYIWHREAGLGLDPDLRLQEVIRSIFTRFHELGSARQVLLSMTKDQIHFPRPRDEGRMTNFVWIPVRYRNVIGILKNPFYAGVYVYGKSEKRTAIVDGRARRSYGHGKPVGTWEVMIRDHHEGYISWDEYERNQQQLALNNYGRSGGTKSGRGGKALLSGLLTCGRCGRRLSVAYTGNPQSPVYRCYKQNLMMGLPRCMTFGGSKVDAAVARELLRAVEPLAIEATFEAERMHRERQEDQRHIHDLERQQARYEASLAERRYAACDPDNRLIAAQLEKNWETALRRVRDLEVRRPAESPSTIEVDPGTFANLADNLQAAWESPDVTMRVRQQLLRTLIADIVVDVDDEVRDVVLTIHWKGGQHSELKVRKPQTGEHGCATTEDALAVMRSMAGRWSDEHIAASLNRMGMPTGQGKTWTAHRVASVRRVRAIHAYKSAGKDGEWLTMTEAAAVLGVTNHRIRHLINTNVLSAEQVVPGAPYQIRASDLTSATVQAAIARKGRPCRIPDTETLPMFTDT; from the coding sequence ATGACCAGCACTGATTTGATTCCGACAGCGCTGCTCGCGCGCAAGGCCGTCGTTTATGTGCGGCAATCCACGCAGTCGCAGGTTATAACCAATCTGGAAAGCCAGCGACGGCAGTATGATCTTGTTGACATTGCGCGACAACGCGGCTTCAGCGACGTCGAGGTGATCGACGACGACCTGGGTCGCTCTGCCAGCGGAACGGTCGCGCGCCCCGGCTTCGATCGTCTTGTCGCCCTACTGTGCGCCGGCAAAGTTGGTGCCGTTTTCTGCTTCGACGCCTCACGGCTCGCACGCAACGGCCGCGACTGGCACCATCTGCTCGAACTATGCGGCCTCGTTGAAGCCCGCGTCATAGACCACGACGGCGTCTACAATCCGTGCCGGCCCAACGACCGTCTGTTATTAGGCATGAAGGGAAGTATCAGCGAGTTCGAATTGGGCGTGCTGAGAGCCCGCATGCTCGATGCCGCCAGATCCAAAGCGCGCCGTGGCGAATTGCGACTTTCCGTTCCGTTCGGCTACATCTGGCATCGCGAGGCCGGGCTCGGGCTCGATCCTGATCTGCGTCTGCAAGAGGTAATCCGATCCATCTTCACCCGCTTCCACGAGCTTGGAAGCGCGCGCCAGGTGCTGCTGTCGATGACGAAAGATCAGATTCACTTCCCTCGGCCCAGGGATGAAGGGCGCATGACCAACTTCGTATGGATCCCAGTCCGTTATCGCAATGTGATCGGCATCCTCAAAAACCCTTTCTACGCCGGCGTTTACGTCTATGGGAAGAGCGAGAAGCGGACTGCCATCGTCGATGGACGAGCTCGGCGCAGTTACGGGCACGGCAAGCCCGTCGGTACCTGGGAGGTGATGATCCGGGACCATCACGAAGGTTACATCAGTTGGGACGAATACGAGCGTAACCAACAGCAACTGGCGCTCAATAATTATGGCCGCTCGGGTGGGACTAAATCGGGCCGTGGCGGCAAAGCATTATTATCGGGTCTCCTAACTTGCGGACGGTGTGGGCGGCGGCTGAGTGTTGCCTATACGGGCAATCCGCAAAGCCCTGTCTATCGTTGCTACAAACAGAATCTGATGATGGGCTTGCCCCGTTGCATGACGTTCGGCGGCTCGAAGGTCGATGCGGCGGTTGCGCGCGAGTTGTTGCGCGCGGTAGAACCATTAGCGATCGAGGCGACTTTTGAAGCAGAGCGGATGCATCGGGAGCGACAGGAAGACCAGCGCCACATTCACGATTTGGAGCGACAACAGGCCCGCTACGAGGCTAGCCTCGCCGAGCGCCGCTATGCGGCATGCGATCCCGACAACCGCCTGATAGCTGCACAGCTTGAGAAGAATTGGGAAACGGCGCTACGCCGCGTCCGTGATCTGGAAGTGCGCAGGCCTGCCGAAAGTCCTTCAACCATCGAAGTTGACCCAGGCACTTTCGCAAACCTCGCCGACAATCTGCAGGCGGCCTGGGAGTCGCCGGATGTCACCATGCGCGTGCGCCAGCAACTGCTGCGTACATTGATCGCCGACATCGTTGTCGATGTTGATGATGAGGTGCGCGACGTGGTGCTGACCATCCACTGGAAAGGCGGTCAGCATTCGGAGCTCAAGGTTCGCAAGCCCCAGACGGGGGAACACGGGTGCGCCACAACGGAAGATGCTTTGGCAGTGATGCGGAGCATGGCAGGACGCTGGTCCGATGAACATATCGCCGCCTCGCTCAATCGAATGGGAATGCCCACGGGGCAAGGAAAAACCTGGACCGCACACCGGGTCGCTTCTGTAAGGCGCGTCCGCGCGATCCACGCGTACAAATCAGCCGGCAAAGATGGCGAATGGCTGACCATGACAGAAGCTGCGGCGGTTTTGGGCGTGACCAACCACCGAATACGCCACCTGATCAACACGAACGTGTTGTCTGCCGAGCAGGTGGTTCCCGGCGCGCCGTATCAAATCCGGGCCAGCGACCTGACTTCGGCGACCGTCCAAGCCGCGATAGCCCGAAAGGGCCGCCCGTGTCGCATTCCCGACACGGAGACGCTTCCAATGTTTACAGATACTTAA
- a CDS encoding Ulp1 family isopeptidase yields the protein MTGAFETDAWIDDYYSESREMEQDPTDLRLGSHDSDAGDRVPRRSSVGGSMRVTPQSLAPERGSGQQDVDAATETHVASTKVRKRGRPADRDMHPDDETRINQFAEAVRNYEILPDGSIGRGDGRVPEATVENNLGILRRFARWLRAANRDSMASRFLNDPDSLAVDIADYWASGEDDQNRLNSALSHFRRLGPEGQELQAVGAGPRLMGRRIHDPYPDDARVIDSLAKEELSKFGPVSISQKNASNQRKFSDWLKREGRGSIVSRLTGTDQQQRSLQEDFRKFTEAEGKVVVSFDRLRQYLGAESQLKQHHPYPDDALMIDGLANEELSKLGPDSTSKRKVVQNMAINQRRFSDWLQKNGRGSISSRLTGSDEQQRSLKDDFREFTTNVEVKISVGFDRLRQYLGAESQLKQHDPYPDDTRMIDGFANEELSKLGPDSTSKRKGVLNLASNQRRFSNWLRKNGRGSISSRLTGSDEQQRSLKDDFREFTTNVEVKINVSLDRLRQYLGAESQLKQHDPHPDDALMIDSFANEELSKLRPDSTSQRRVVWRLASNQRKFSDWLQTRGRESIASRLNGSDQQQWSLKKDYQDFTEDMGKHTISFKRLRQYQQVVEANAASGLSPEQASGREPAGLDGRSDPRAEFRSTSPLQQVDPSIEGRSGLSLDHTEWLGDQHIQTDYELLMQDLQRNDPDLAARTRLIDPLIAHYHLRLGDESTALSAFQRIVNDQDGRDTADFLFLPVSDASASDPDHRGTHWSLLLVDRRNREGPAAYHYDSFRGQNDEFAAMLAQRLGTRLEPVRMTQQRNDYDCGVFVVDGTRALVRRLARRGRPAVLHLDNLVADREQLQRRLSPAPNSARAGAAAAGPESSTQIADPAEFWHGVAQPGQLPDSWNTAPFRQDLPSAAYSPVQSVNPPDAPWEQSLGASIFGTPQYTLPVDDLGGFVPPSWQHGNQPVPDDLLPAMYLFDLLPSADKPTNFSIHGVPYTATLGPSGMQSDIYLFQQ from the coding sequence GTGACCGGAGCTTTCGAGACGGACGCCTGGATCGACGACTACTATTCAGAGAGCCGAGAGATGGAACAGGATCCGACCGACTTGCGCCTCGGTTCGCACGATAGTGACGCCGGCGACCGTGTGCCGCGTCGCAGTTCCGTGGGCGGTTCGATGCGAGTGACGCCGCAGTCGCTGGCGCCGGAGAGGGGTTCGGGGCAGCAAGACGTCGATGCCGCAACGGAGACTCACGTGGCCTCAACCAAGGTTCGCAAGCGTGGTCGCCCCGCCGACCGAGACATGCATCCTGATGACGAGACCCGTATCAACCAGTTCGCGGAAGCAGTCCGAAACTACGAAATTCTACCCGACGGTAGCATCGGCCGAGGGGACGGAAGGGTTCCCGAGGCTACCGTCGAGAACAATTTAGGGATTCTTAGGAGGTTCGCTCGTTGGCTCCGAGCAGCAAACAGAGATTCGATGGCTTCTCGGTTTTTAAACGATCCAGATTCACTAGCCGTTGATATCGCGGATTATTGGGCAAGCGGTGAGGACGATCAGAACCGTCTTAACTCAGCGCTGTCTCATTTCAGGAGGCTCGGACCTGAGGGGCAAGAACTCCAAGCCGTTGGAGCTGGGCCGCGCCTGATGGGCCGCCGAATTCATGATCCCTATCCCGATGACGCCCGCGTCATTGATAGCTTGGCCAAGGAAGAGCTGAGTAAGTTCGGACCGGTCTCGATTTCTCAGAAAAATGCCAGTAACCAACGAAAGTTTAGCGATTGGCTCAAAAGGGAGGGTAGGGGGAGCATAGTCAGCCGACTCACGGGTACTGATCAGCAGCAACGGTCGTTGCAGGAGGATTTTAGGAAATTTACCGAGGCCGAGGGAAAAGTGGTCGTGAGTTTCGATCGGCTGCGGCAGTATCTAGGCGCCGAGTCGCAGTTGAAACAGCATCATCCTTATCCCGACGACGCCCTCATGATTGATGGCTTGGCCAACGAAGAGCTGAGCAAGCTCGGACCGGACTCGACTTCCAAGAGGAAAGTTGTCCAGAATATGGCGATAAATCAACGGAGGTTTAGTGATTGGCTCCAAAAGAATGGTCGGGGGAGCATAAGCAGTCGCCTGACTGGCAGTGATGAGCAGCAACGGTCGTTGAAGGACGATTTTAGGGAATTTACTACTAACGTTGAAGTAAAAATAAGCGTGGGTTTCGATCGGCTGCGACAGTATCTAGGCGCTGAGTCGCAGTTGAAACAGCATGATCCTTATCCCGACGACACCCGCATGATTGATGGCTTCGCCAATGAAGAGCTGAGCAAGCTCGGACCGGACTCGACTTCCAAGAGGAAAGGCGTCTTGAATCTGGCCAGCAATCAACGGAGGTTTAGTAATTGGCTCCGAAAGAATGGTCGGGGGAGCATAAGCAGTCGCCTGACTGGCAGTGATGAGCAGCAACGGTCGTTGAAGGACGATTTTAGGGAATTTACTACTAACGTTGAAGTAAAAATAAACGTGAGTCTCGATCGGCTGCGGCAGTATCTAGGCGCTGAGTCGCAGTTGAAACAGCATGATCCCCATCCCGACGACGCCCTCATGATTGATAGCTTCGCCAACGAAGAGCTGAGTAAGCTCCGACCGGACTCGACTTCGCAGAGGAGAGTCGTCTGGAGACTGGCCAGCAATCAACGAAAGTTTAGTGATTGGCTGCAAACCAGGGGTAGGGAGAGCATAGCGAGCCGGCTCAACGGCAGTGATCAGCAGCAATGGTCGTTGAAAAAAGATTACCAAGACTTCACCGAAGACATGGGAAAACACACTATCTCTTTCAAGCGGCTTCGGCAGTACCAGCAAGTCGTTGAGGCGAACGCAGCGTCGGGGTTGTCCCCTGAGCAGGCAAGTGGCCGGGAACCGGCCGGTCTGGACGGCCGTTCGGATCCACGTGCCGAGTTCAGATCAACTTCGCCGCTGCAGCAGGTTGATCCATCGATCGAAGGCCGCAGCGGATTGTCGCTCGACCATACCGAATGGCTGGGCGACCAGCATATCCAGACGGATTATGAGCTGCTAATGCAGGACTTGCAGCGAAACGATCCGGATCTCGCCGCCAGGACGCGGCTTATCGATCCCCTGATAGCCCATTATCATCTGCGCCTGGGCGATGAGAGCACCGCGCTGAGCGCTTTCCAGCGCATCGTTAATGATCAGGATGGAAGAGATACAGCCGACTTCCTGTTCCTTCCAGTGAGCGATGCCAGTGCTTCGGATCCTGATCACCGCGGCACCCATTGGTCGCTGCTACTCGTTGACCGTCGCAACCGCGAGGGGCCGGCTGCCTATCACTATGACTCCTTCCGGGGCCAGAACGACGAGTTTGCAGCAATGCTCGCACAAAGATTGGGTACCCGTCTGGAGCCCGTCCGCATGACCCAACAGCGCAACGACTATGATTGCGGAGTCTTCGTGGTTGACGGCACGCGGGCGCTCGTTAGACGACTGGCGCGAAGAGGCCGGCCAGCCGTGCTGCACCTCGACAACCTCGTCGCCGATCGGGAGCAACTCCAACGACGTCTGAGCCCCGCGCCCAACAGTGCTCGAGCGGGGGCTGCGGCGGCTGGACCGGAGTCCTCCACACAGATCGCCGATCCCGCAGAGTTTTGGCATGGAGTGGCTCAACCCGGCCAGCTTCCCGATAGCTGGAATACAGCGCCCTTCCGGCAGGATTTGCCGTCAGCCGCCTATTCACCGGTGCAAAGCGTCAATCCGCCAGACGCACCATGGGAGCAAAGCTTGGGGGCATCGATCTTCGGCACCCCACAGTACACGCTGCCTGTGGACGACTTGGGAGGATTTGTCCCTCCGAGCTGGCAACACGGCAATCAACCGGTACCAGATGACCTTCTGCCTGCAATGTACTTGTTTGACTTGCTGCCGAGCGCGGACAAACCCACCAACTTCAGTATCCATGGTGTGCCCTACACGGCCACTCTGGGGCCATCAGGCATGCAGAGCGACATTTACCTTTTCCAGCAATAG
- a CDS encoding ISNCY family transposase, whose translation MGLVAMSERDLQRIEVLSKVIAGRMTMVSAAHVLDLSERQVRRLLDRIRTTGAASIRHTAIGRPSNNRISDGVRDYAVTLVRERYADFGPTLAAEKLAERDGLRVSRETLRGWMTQAGLWLSRKQRRTFHQPRLRREAYGELVQIDGSEHRWFEDRGDPCSLLVFVDDATGRLMQLRFVRSESAFSYFDALELYLKQHGAPIAFYSDKHSVFRVTKKEAKGGQGMTQFGRALSELNIEILCATSQAKGRVERMNRTLQDRLVKELRLAGIDTMEAGNAFLPGFMVDYNGRFAIVPARSDDLHRPVNLAPDRLKEILCKREQRYVGSQLTFSFERKRIMLEETDVTRGLAGRYVETYAYADGRLDVRWKGHSLPYKTFDKDQRVTHAAITENKRLGDVLTYIKERQDQQSKPVVMTNSEKNGYVRRAHGPGRRKDFMNDPAVIERRKAALAKLDAAE comes from the coding sequence ATGGGATTGGTAGCGATGAGCGAGCGTGATCTGCAGCGGATCGAGGTTTTGTCGAAGGTGATCGCCGGCCGAATGACGATGGTGTCGGCGGCACATGTGCTTGATCTGAGCGAGCGCCAGGTGCGACGCCTGTTGGATCGCATCCGCACGACCGGCGCAGCCTCGATCCGCCACACGGCGATCGGCCGACCGTCGAACAACCGGATCAGCGACGGTGTTCGGGATTATGCGGTGACGCTGGTTCGTGAACGTTATGCGGATTTCGGTCCAACGCTGGCGGCCGAGAAGCTTGCCGAGCGCGATGGATTGCGAGTGTCGCGCGAGACGTTGCGCGGCTGGATGACGCAGGCCGGATTGTGGCTGTCACGCAAGCAGCGGCGGACGTTTCATCAGCCGCGGCTGCGGCGCGAAGCCTATGGCGAGCTGGTGCAGATCGACGGGTCCGAGCATCGCTGGTTCGAGGATCGTGGAGATCCGTGCTCGCTCCTGGTGTTTGTCGACGATGCGACTGGCCGATTGATGCAGTTGCGGTTCGTGCGCTCGGAAAGCGCCTTCAGCTATTTCGACGCACTTGAGCTTTATCTGAAGCAGCACGGGGCGCCGATCGCCTTTTATTCCGACAAGCACTCGGTCTTCCGGGTGACGAAGAAGGAGGCCAAGGGTGGTCAGGGCATGACCCAGTTCGGACGGGCACTCTCGGAGCTAAACATCGAGATTCTCTGTGCAACCAGCCAGGCCAAAGGCCGTGTCGAGCGGATGAACCGGACGCTGCAGGATCGTCTGGTCAAGGAATTGCGACTGGCAGGCATCGACACCATGGAGGCAGGCAATGCGTTTTTGCCTGGCTTCATGGTGGACTACAATGGGCGGTTTGCGATTGTCCCTGCCCGATCCGATGACCTGCACCGGCCGGTAAATCTTGCACCGGATCGGTTGAAGGAGATCCTGTGCAAACGCGAGCAGCGCTATGTCGGATCGCAGCTGACGTTTTCGTTCGAGCGTAAGCGGATCATGCTGGAGGAGACCGACGTGACGCGCGGATTGGCCGGCCGCTATGTCGAGACCTATGCCTATGCCGACGGCCGCCTCGATGTACGATGGAAGGGACATTCCCTGCCCTACAAAACCTTCGACAAAGACCAGCGGGTGACGCATGCGGCGATCACCGAGAACAAACGGCTCGGCGACGTTCTGACTTATATCAAGGAGCGCCAGGACCAGCAGTCGAAGCCGGTGGTGATGACCAACAGCGAGAAGAACGGCTATGTGCGACGGGCTCACGGTCCGGGACGGCGGAAGGATTTCATGAACGATCCGGCAGTGATCGAACGCCGCAAAGCAGCGCTGGCAAAGCTTGACGCTGCGGAGTGA